The region ACCTCAGGCACCCATCTCTATCGCTGTCAACGCCCTGCCAACTCCCAACGAACCTGCATCCAACCTCGGGGCTTGCCGGGACCCAAACTCCTAGCTTGAATGGGCTATGGACCCTTCCCCTCCCACGATGCGTGCCCTGGTCGCCGCGTTCGACTGGGCGAAGACACCACTCGGTCCCCGCGACACCTGGCCCCAGAGCCTGCGGACGGTCGTGGACCTCGTGCTCTCCAGCCCCCTCTCGATCAGCATCCTGTGGGGCGACGACCTGATCCAGATTTACAACGACGGCTACGCCCGCGTCCTGGGGCCCCGCCATCCGGGCGCGCTCGGTCAGCCGGTCCTCGCCGTCTGGCCGGAAACGCGAAGCGTCATCGAGCCGCTGTACACCGGCGTGCGGCGCGGGGAAACGTTCTCCTTCGAGAATCAGCGGTACGTCCTCGAACGCCACGGCTTCCCCGAGGAAACGTACTTCACCTACGGCTACAGTCCCATCTGGGATGACCAGGGGCGGGTGGGCGGGGTACTCGTCACCGGCACCGAAACGACCGCACAGGTGCTGGCGATTCGGCGTGTGGAGCTGTTGCGGGAACGCGCGGAACAACTCGCCCAGGCACAGACGGCTAGCGACGTTCGGCGGCTCGTGAACACGTCCGGCCCGGTCCCCGACGTGCCCTTTGCGGCGCTGCACCTGGTGGGCGACCAGGACTTCCCGGCGAGGCTGGGTCTGGTGGCCGAGTCCGGGGAGCCGCTGGAGCTGGACTGGCCTGTAGGGGGCGCCGCGCCCCGTCCTGCCCTTGCCCTGCCACTGGACGGCCCTGGACAGGGGCAGGCGTCCGGGGTGCTGGTCCTGGGGCTGAACGTCCAGGTGCCGCTGGACGAGACCTACCGAGACTTTCTCGCCAGTTCCGCCCGGCAGGTCGCGGCGGCCCTCATGCGGGCACAGTCGCTGGAACAGACCGAGCTGTACCGGCAACTGGAGGAGGAGCGCGCGGCGCTCGACGCCTTCACGGCCTTCACCGAGGCGGTCGGGACCGAGACGGACATCTCTGCCCTGGCCCGCAGGGCGGCCGAGGTGCTGCTCGCGCGCTACCCGGGCGGCACCTGCGTGTACTACGAGCCGGAAGGCGACCGGTGGCGGGCACGGGTGTGGAGTGACGATCTGCGCCCCAACCTGCTGGAGTTGCTGGGATCGGGCTTGCCGAGCACGACCCCCTTTATCGCTCAGGTGCTGCAAAGTGGCCGGGCGGTGTTCACGGACCAGTGGAATCCCGAGCAGCAGGAGGTGGAGCACACCGGGGAGTACCGGAGGTCCGGGCACATCCCCATCCTGCTGGGGGGGGATGTACGGGGTCTGCTGGGCTTGGCGAGCCGCGAGCAGCAGCACTGGAATGAGCGTGACGAGGCCCTGTTCGGCGCGGTGGCACGAGGCCTCACCCTCGCGCTGGAACGGGCCGAGCAGACCCGGCACCTCGACGAGGAACGCGAGGCCTTGAACGCCTTCGCCCGCTTCACCGAGGAGACGGCCGAGACCAGCGATGTGGACACCCTCGCGCAGCGGGCGGCCGAGGTGCTGCACGCCACCCTGAACGTCCGCAGCGCAGTGTACTTCGAGCAGGAGGAGGGCCTCTGGAAGGCGCGGCACGTCTCCGGTGCGCTCCTGCCGCAGTTCGAGCACCACCTGCGGGCCGGAGTTCCCTTGAGTGCGCCCAGCTTCGCTCTGCCCACCGAGCGCCGTGAACCGATGTTCTTCGAGCCGTGGGACGCTGCGGCGGACGGCCTCCCGGACTTGGCCATGTACCGGGCGGTGGCGCGCTACCCGCTGTTTGCGCCCGACCATCCGGTCGGCGTCCTGGGCATGGCCTCCCCGGACGCCCCGGCCTGGACCGAGCGGGAGAAGGCGGTATTCCGGGCGGTCGGAGACAGCTTCCGTCTTGCCCTGGAACGAGCGGCGAGAATGGGGCAAGTCGAGCGGCAACGCGAGCGCCTTGCGGACCTGAACGCTGAGCTGGGAAACTTCATCACCCGCACCGCCCATAGCCTGGAAGAACCGGCCCGCCGCCTGGGCCACCCGTTGGACCCTGGGCGTCCCCATGACCCGCAGGCCCTGGAGGGCCTGTCCCCCTACGACCCGGACGCCCTGCGGGACGAGGTGACGCGACTCACGGGGGTGGCCCGCGACCTGCGCCAGCTCTCCACCTTGGAGGGCCACCCGCTCACCCAGGACCTGCTGCCGCTCGGCGAGGTGTTCGAGGACGTGCGCGGGCAGGTGTCCGCGCCCCCACGGGGCAGGCAGACGGACTGGCTGATCCATCCGCTCCCGATTGTGCGGGGCGACCGCGCCCTGCTCCGGCAGGCCCTGGAGGTGTTGATGACCTTCATCCTCAGTGAGACGCGCGGCGCGCGGTACGTGACGGTCGGGAGCCGTGACGTGCAAGGTGAGATGCACGTCACGGTGGAGGACGACGGGGTGGGATTGAGCGGCGAGGAAGCCGCGACCCTCTTCGACCTCGCGGTGCGGACGGACCAGGCTGTGCCCCTGCTCTCCGGGGGCGGCCTGATGCAGGTGCGGCGCATCCTCGCCCGGCATGGAGGCTGGGTGTGGGCGGAGTCTCGCTTGAGTGGAGGCAAGGTCATCCTGGCCTTCCCCCGGGACGAGGCGGTCAACGAATTCGAAGCCCTCTTCCGGCAGGATCAACCCGGGAGGTAACGGCCGAGGGGGACAAGCAAGGCGGCCAGGGCTAGCCGCCGCACTCACTTCTCTGTCGGCGCTTTGGGCCAGGCGAACCAGAAGGTGGCCCCCTGGTCCACCTTCCCTTCCCCCCAGGCGCGGCCCCCGAAACGCTCACACAACCGCCGCACCACGGCCAGCCCCAGGCCCGTTCCCTCGTACACGCTGGACGAATGCAATTTTCCGAACAGCTCGAAGGTCCTGTCCTTCTGGCGCTGGTGGAAGCCCACCCCGTTG is a window of Deinococcus aestuarii DNA encoding:
- a CDS encoding GAF domain-containing protein, translating into MRALVAAFDWAKTPLGPRDTWPQSLRTVVDLVLSSPLSISILWGDDLIQIYNDGYARVLGPRHPGALGQPVLAVWPETRSVIEPLYTGVRRGETFSFENQRYVLERHGFPEETYFTYGYSPIWDDQGRVGGVLVTGTETTAQVLAIRRVELLRERAEQLAQAQTASDVRRLVNTSGPVPDVPFAALHLVGDQDFPARLGLVAESGEPLELDWPVGGAAPRPALALPLDGPGQGQASGVLVLGLNVQVPLDETYRDFLASSARQVAAALMRAQSLEQTELYRQLEEERAALDAFTAFTEAVGTETDISALARRAAEVLLARYPGGTCVYYEPEGDRWRARVWSDDLRPNLLELLGSGLPSTTPFIAQVLQSGRAVFTDQWNPEQQEVEHTGEYRRSGHIPILLGGDVRGLLGLASREQQHWNERDEALFGAVARGLTLALERAEQTRHLDEEREALNAFARFTEETAETSDVDTLAQRAAEVLHATLNVRSAVYFEQEEGLWKARHVSGALLPQFEHHLRAGVPLSAPSFALPTERREPMFFEPWDAAADGLPDLAMYRAVARYPLFAPDHPVGVLGMASPDAPAWTEREKAVFRAVGDSFRLALERAARMGQVERQRERLADLNAELGNFITRTAHSLEEPARRLGHPLDPGRPHDPQALEGLSPYDPDALRDEVTRLTGVARDLRQLSTLEGHPLTQDLLPLGEVFEDVRGQVSAPPRGRQTDWLIHPLPIVRGDRALLRQALEVLMTFILSETRGARYVTVGSRDVQGEMHVTVEDDGVGLSGEEAATLFDLAVRTDQAVPLLSGGGLMQVRRILARHGGWVWAESRLSGGKVILAFPRDEAVNEFEALFRQDQPGR